Proteins co-encoded in one Acidobacteriota bacterium genomic window:
- a CDS encoding carboxypeptidase regulatory-like domain-containing protein, whose amino-acid sequence MLINAVDGNASLQVTGCTIANNTAPANSGGGILVSGPSSGALTAAAAIRSSIVANNTEPNLRTQNTPASITSQGFNLTNGTGNGFLTQPSDRLNAQAGLATLANYGGPTQTHALLPASQAIDAGMSFASATDQRGSGFLRLVDLSPANATGGDGADIGAFELQSEPAPSTVSISGRVTTPTGLGVRNAVVVLTDPQGVRRTATTSSFGIYSFSNVPTGVLYVVGVSSKRYRFAPRSITPTANLANIDFVGLE is encoded by the coding sequence TTGCTGATCAACGCGGTGGACGGAAACGCCTCGCTTCAGGTAACCGGCTGTACGATCGCAAACAATACCGCTCCCGCAAATTCAGGCGGCGGCATCCTGGTTTCCGGCCCGTCTTCAGGAGCATTGACTGCGGCCGCGGCTATCCGAAGCTCGATCGTGGCGAACAACACCGAACCAAACCTGCGTACTCAAAATACGCCTGCATCGATCACCTCTCAGGGATTTAACCTCACGAATGGAACGGGCAACGGCTTCCTGACTCAGCCATCCGACAGGCTCAACGCCCAGGCCGGCCTCGCTACGCTCGCAAATTACGGCGGCCCGACGCAGACGCACGCTCTGCTGCCGGCGAGTCAAGCGATCGATGCCGGGATGAGTTTTGCTTCGGCTACGGATCAGCGGGGATCAGGTTTTCTCAGGCTAGTTGACCTCTCGCCGGCTAATGCAACGGGCGGCGACGGCGCGGATATCGGGGCGTTTGAACTTCAGTCCGAGCCTGCTCCGTCAACGGTGAGCATCAGTGGAAGGGTCACGACGCCGACTGGATTGGGCGTTCGAAACGCCGTCGTCGTACTGACAGATCCGCAAGGCGTCCGGCGAACCGCAACGACGAGTTCGTTCGGCATCTACTCATTCAGTAACGTCCCGACCGGAGTTCTATACGTAGTCGGCGTCAGCTCAAAGCGCTACCGGTTTGCTCCCCGATCGATAACGCCTACTGCCAATTTGGCGAACATCGATTTTGTCGGATTAGAGTAG
- a CDS encoding SAM-dependent DNA methyltransferase → MQGQVKSRQRVSDHGEVFTSSREVEAMLDLVKQETERIDSRFLEPACGHGNFLAAILTRKLDVVEERYKKSQLEFERCSVLAVGSIYGIDLQPDNVKEARERLLGIFTERYSRIFRSDVKADCIRSIRFILEKNIVVGDALEMTIAKGSDVPIVFSEWSLVNGSSVQRRDFAFEHLSPGIPMDSLFKDTGEEGFIPKPTREFPLTHFLKIADVID, encoded by the coding sequence ATGCAAGGTCAGGTAAAATCACGGCAACGCGTATCCGATCACGGTGAGGTCTTTACTTCGTCCCGTGAAGTTGAGGCGATGCTTGATCTTGTTAAGCAGGAGACTGAGCGGATCGATTCGCGGTTTCTTGAGCCCGCTTGTGGTCATGGGAATTTCCTCGCGGCGATACTCACGCGAAAGCTGGATGTTGTCGAGGAAAGATATAAGAAGAGTCAGCTTGAGTTCGAAAGATGTTCGGTTCTTGCGGTCGGCAGTATTTACGGCATTGATCTACAGCCCGACAACGTTAAGGAAGCGAGAGAAAGATTGCTTGGTATTTTTACAGAGCGATATTCGCGGATTTTCAGATCAGATGTAAAAGCCGATTGTATTCGATCAATTCGCTTTATTCTGGAGAAGAATATCGTTGTTGGCGATGCTTTGGAGATGACTATTGCCAAGGGCAGCGATGTTCCGATAGTATTTTCTGAATGGTCGCTTGTTAATGGCAGTTCTGTTCAACGCCGCGATTTTGCATTCGAACATTTATCTCCTGGAATCCCGATGGATTCGCTTTTCAAAGATACGGGGGAAGAGGGATTTATCCCAAAACCGACACGCGAGTTTCCTTTAACCCATTTTTTGAAGATCGCAGATGTTATTGATTGA
- a CDS encoding Eco57I restriction-modification methylase domain-containing protein codes for MLSNTSYNPDVLSCLANLSSDEVFTPPSLANEMLDLLPGDLWSNKDAKFLDPVCKSGVFLREISKRLLKGLEKEIPDLQKRIDHIFHNQIYGIAITELTGLLARRSLYCSKTANGEFSISTFDNEQGNILFERTEHKWKGEKCEFCGASKSEYKRGEELETHAYQLIHTDKPEDIFNMKFDVIIGNPPYQLSDGGFKASASPLYQEFVTQAKALNPRNLVMIIPSRWFGGGKGLDSFRAEMLADRRIRKIVDFLDAREVFPGVDIAGGICYFLWEKDYEGDCTVINSRNGSIETSIRPLNEFQVFIRDGRSIPIIRKVLAKDEPKMDRQVTSRKPFGLDTSARPQKNGDIILHWLNGEGPYRREDVTVGVELIDKWKVITSYAGFDHAGQPDKDGRRRVLSKISILPPGTICNETYIVTGSYETEVEAQNLVSYMKTLFFRFLVSQFMYSHHLTKNAYQFVPVLDMSKHWTDADLNFRYGISDEEASFIDSIIRPMENKLFD; via the coding sequence ATGTTATCGAATACCTCCTACAATCCTGATGTTCTTAGCTGCCTTGCAAATTTGAGCAGTGACGAAGTATTTACACCGCCGAGTCTGGCGAATGAGATGCTCGATCTGCTGCCGGGGGATCTTTGGTCGAATAAGGACGCAAAGTTTCTTGATCCGGTGTGCAAATCGGGAGTTTTTCTTCGCGAGATCTCAAAGCGATTGCTGAAAGGGCTTGAAAAAGAGATTCCCGATCTGCAAAAGCGGATCGATCACATTTTCCATAACCAAATCTATGGCATCGCGATAACGGAATTGACCGGATTGCTCGCTCGCCGTTCATTGTACTGCTCAAAAACCGCAAATGGAGAGTTTTCGATCTCCACGTTTGATAATGAACAAGGGAACATCCTTTTTGAAAGAACCGAGCACAAATGGAAAGGAGAAAAGTGCGAATTCTGTGGAGCAAGCAAAAGTGAATATAAAAGGGGCGAAGAACTCGAGACGCACGCCTACCAACTGATTCACACCGATAAGCCGGAGGATATTTTCAATATGAAATTTGACGTAATTATCGGCAATCCGCCCTATCAATTAAGTGATGGGGGTTTTAAGGCCAGCGCTTCCCCGCTTTATCAAGAATTCGTGACTCAGGCCAAGGCCTTGAATCCTAGGAACCTCGTTATGATAATCCCGTCCCGCTGGTTTGGCGGCGGAAAAGGTCTTGACAGCTTTCGGGCAGAGATGCTTGCGGACCGACGGATTCGAAAAATAGTCGATTTCCTAGACGCAAGGGAGGTATTTCCTGGCGTAGATATCGCCGGTGGTATTTGTTATTTCCTTTGGGAGAAGGACTACGAAGGAGATTGTACGGTTATCAACTCACGCAACGGTTCGATTGAAACTTCAATTCGTCCTTTGAACGAATTTCAGGTCTTTATTAGAGATGGTAGATCGATACCAATAATTCGGAAAGTACTTGCAAAGGATGAGCCGAAGATGGATCGTCAAGTCACTTCTAGAAAACCCTTCGGGCTAGACACGTCCGCACGCCCGCAGAAGAACGGCGATATCATTCTGCATTGGCTAAATGGAGAAGGACCATATCGGCGGGAAGACGTAACAGTAGGAGTCGAACTTATCGACAAATGGAAGGTCATTACCTCATATGCAGGATTTGACCATGCTGGCCAACCTGACAAAGACGGCAGGCGACGAGTATTGTCGAAGATTAGCATTTTACCGCCGGGCACAATCTGTAACGAAACATATATTGTAACGGGCAGTTACGAAACCGAAGTTGAGGCTCAGAATCTGGTGAGTTACATGAAGACTCTTTTTTTCCGGTTTTTGGTATCGCAGTTTATGTATTCCCATCATTTGACTAAGAACGCATATCAATTTGTGCCCGTGCTTGATATGTCGAAACACTGGACGGATGCCGATCTTAATTTTAGATACGGTATATCCGACGAGGAAGCCAGTTTTATTGATTCAATTATAAGACCGATGGAAAATAAACTATTCGATTAA